In a genomic window of Helicobacter pylori NQ4053:
- a CDS encoding chorismate mutase — translation MQKNLDSLLENLRAEIDALDNELSDLLDKRLEIALKIALIKQESPIYCPKREREILKRLSQRDFKHLNEEILTGFYAEVFKISRKFQENALKELKK, via the coding sequence ATGCAAAAGAATTTGGATAGTCTTTTAGAAAATTTAAGGGCTGAAATTGATGCGTTGGATAATGAATTGAGCGATCTTTTAGACAAACGCTTAGAAATCGCTTTAAAAATCGCTCTCATCAAACAAGAAAGCCCCATTTATTGCCCTAAAAGAGAGCGAGAAATTTTAAAACGACTCAGCCAAAGGGATTTCAAGCATTTGAATGAAGAAATTCTTACGGGTTTTTATGCAGAGGTTTTTAAGATTTCTAGAAAATTTCAAGAAAACGCCCTAAAAGAGTTAAAAAAATAA
- the lysA gene encoding diaminopimelate decarboxylase, whose product MFNYEELFQTHKTPFYLYDFDKIKQAFLNYKEAFKGRKSLICYALKANSNLSILSLLAHLGSGADCVSIGEIYRALKAGIKPYRIVFSGVGKSAFEIEQALKLNILFLNVESFMELKTIETIAQSLGIKARISIRINPNIDAKTHPYISTGLKENKFGVGEKEALEMFLWAKKSAFLEPVSVHFHIGSQLLDLEPIIEASQKVAKIAKSLIALGIDLRFFDVGGGIGVSYENEETIKLYDYAQGILNTLQGLDLTIICEPGRSIVAESGELITQVLYEKKAQNKRFVIVDAGMNDFLRPSLYHAKHAIRVITPSKGREISPCDVVGPVCESSDTFLKDAHLPELEPGDKLVIEKVGAYGSSMASQYNSRPKLLELALEDHKIRVIRKREALEDLWRLEEESLKGV is encoded by the coding sequence ATGTTTAATTATGAAGAGCTGTTTCAAACTCACAAAACCCCTTTTTACCTCTATGATTTTGACAAAATCAAACAGGCTTTTTTGAATTATAAAGAAGCGTTTAAGGGGCGTAAATCTTTGATTTGCTACGCTTTAAAGGCGAATTCCAATTTGAGTATTCTCTCTTTATTGGCGCATTTAGGGAGTGGGGCGGATTGCGTTTCCATAGGCGAGATATATAGGGCTTTAAAAGCTGGGATCAAGCCTTATAGGATCGTGTTTAGCGGGGTGGGTAAGAGCGCGTTTGAAATAGAACAAGCCCTAAAACTCAACATTTTATTTTTAAATGTAGAAAGTTTTATGGAATTAAAAACGATTGAAACAATCGCTCAATCTTTAGGGATAAAGGCTAGGATTTCCATTCGAATCAACCCCAACATTGACGCTAAAACGCACCCCTATATTTCTACCGGTTTGAAAGAAAATAAGTTTGGCGTGGGAGAAAAAGAAGCTTTAGAAATGTTTCTTTGGGCTAAAAAAAGCGCGTTTTTAGAGCCTGTTAGCGTGCATTTTCATATCGGCTCACAGCTCTTAGATTTAGAGCCGATTATAGAAGCGAGCCAAAAGGTGGCCAAAATCGCTAAATCTTTGATCGCGCTAGGGATAGATTTGCGTTTTTTTGATGTGGGCGGAGGCATTGGCGTGAGCTATGAAAATGAAGAAACGATTAAGCTTTATGATTACGCGCAAGGGATTTTAAACACGCTTCAAGGCTTGGATTTGACGATTATTTGTGAGCCGGGCCGATCCATCGTGGCTGAGAGTGGGGAATTGATCACGCAGGTTTTGTATGAAAAAAAGGCTCAAAACAAGCGCTTTGTGATTGTAGATGCGGGCATGAATGATTTTTTACGCCCGAGTTTGTATCATGCTAAGCATGCCATAAGGGTTATAACGCCCTCTAAGGGGCGTGAGATTTCGCCTTGCGATGTGGTAGGGCCTGTGTGTGAGAGCAGCGACACTTTTTTAAAAGACGCCCATTTGCCAGAATTAGAGCCAGGCGATAAATTAGTCATAGAAAAGGTTGGGGCTTATGGCTCTAGCATGGCCAGTCAATACAATTCGCGCCCCAAACTCTTAGAATTAGCCCTAGAAGATCATAAAATCAGAGTGATAAGAAAAAGAGAGGCTTTAGAAGATTTATGGCGGTTAGAAGAAGAAAGCTTAAAAGGGGTTTGA
- a CDS encoding DUF2156 domain-containing protein → MFEEITLAHKDLFSRFLQTQKIVLSDVSFTNCFLWQHARLIQVAVIRDCLVIQTTYENQKPFYFYPIGKRPHECVKELLKLEKNLRFHSLTLEQRDDLKDNFVGVFDFTYNRDRSDYVYSIEELIALKGKKYHKKKNHLNQFLTNCANFVYEKISPQNKKEVLEASKEWFLESQTDDIGLINENKGIQSVLENYESLDVKGGLIRVNGEIASFSFGEVLNEETALIHIEKARADIAGAYQIINQQLLLNEFSHLTYANREEDLGLEGLRRSKMSYNPVFLIDKYEAIARN, encoded by the coding sequence ATGTTTGAAGAAATTACCCTAGCGCATAAGGACTTGTTTTCAAGGTTTTTACAAACTCAAAAAATCGTTTTATCGGATGTGAGTTTTACCAATTGTTTCTTATGGCAGCACGCAAGGCTCATTCAAGTGGCGGTGATTAGGGATTGCTTGGTGATTCAAACCACTTATGAAAATCAAAAACCCTTTTATTTCTATCCTATCGGTAAGAGGCCGCATGAATGCGTAAAAGAGCTTTTGAAATTAGAAAAAAATTTAAGATTCCACTCTTTGACTTTAGAGCAAAGAGACGATTTAAAAGACAATTTTGTAGGGGTGTTTGATTTCACTTACAACCGAGACAGGAGCGATTATGTTTATTCTATTGAAGAATTGATCGCTTTAAAAGGGAAAAAATACCATAAGAAAAAAAACCACCTAAACCAGTTTTTAACCAATTGCGCGAATTTTGTTTATGAAAAAATTTCTCCTCAAAATAAAAAGGAAGTTTTAGAAGCCTCCAAAGAGTGGTTTTTAGAAAGCCAGACTGATGATATAGGGCTAATCAATGAAAATAAGGGCATTCAAAGCGTTTTGGAAAATTATGAAAGCTTGGATGTGAAAGGGGGGCTTATTAGGGTTAATGGGGAAATAGCCTCGTTTAGTTTTGGGGAAGTTTTAAACGAAGAGACCGCGCTCATTCACATTGAAAAAGCCCGCGCAGATATTGCAGGCGCGTATCAAATCATCAACCAGCAATTGCTTTTGAATGAATTTAGCCATCTAACTTACGCTAACAGAGAAGAAGATCTGGGATTAGAGGGCTTAAGAAGGTCTAAAATGAGCTATAACCCGGTGTTTTTGATAGACAAATACGAAGCGATTGCTAGAAATTAA
- the imaA gene encoding immunomodulatory autotransporter protein ImaA: MKQFKKKPKKIKRSHQNQKTILKRPLWLAPLLISGFASGAYANNLWDLLNPKVGGEYVHWVKGSQYCAWWEFAGCLKNVWGANHKGYDAGNAANYLSSQNYQAISVGSGNETGTYSLSGFTNYVGGNLTINLGNSVVLDLSGSNSFTSYQGYNQGKDDVTFTVGTINLNGALEVGNRVGSGAGTHTGTATLNLNANKVTINSNISAYKTSQVNIGNANSAITIGSVSLSGDTCSSLAKIGSGANCSTSGPSYSFKGTTNATNTTFSNASGSFTFEENATFSGAKWNGGAFTFNKGFSATNNTAFNSGSFTFKDTSSFNGATFSNATYTFNNQATFQNSFFNGGAFTFNNQSNPANSAQHPQIQNSSFSGNATTLKGFVNFQQAFNNSNHQLTIQNASFNNATFNNTGKITIEKDASFNNTTFSTSVDANNMTITGSVTLSGKNDLENGSTLDFGSSKITLAQGTTFNLTSLGSEKSVTILNSSGGITYNHLLNHALNSLTNALKTNESPSKPQSFAQGLWDMITYNGVTGQLLNENAATPKLANASPSAPTKDSPQVYQVGYKIGDTIYKLQETFSHNSIIIQALESGTYTPPPTISGSQFDLSASNYINSDMPWYDHKYYIPKSQNFTENGTYYLPSVQIWGSYTNSFKQTFSASNSNLVIGYNSTWTGNSVSSSDTVSFGDTSGSVLNGHCGPWPYYQCTGTTNGTYSAYHVYITANLRSGNRVGTGGAANLVFNGVDSINIANATITQHNAGAYSSSMTFSTQNMDSSQNLNGLNANGKLSVYGTTFTNQAKDGKFTFNAGQATFENTNFNGGSYQFSGDSLNFSNNNQFNSGSFEISAKNASFNNANFNNSASFNFNNSSATTSFIGDFTNANSNLQIAGNAVFGNSTNDSQNTANFNNTGSVNIAGNATFDNVAFNGPTNTSVKGQVTLNNITLKNLNAPLSFGDGTITFNAHSVINIGEAITNGNPITLVSSSKEIDYNNAFSKNLWQLINYQGHGASSEKLVSSAGNGVYDVVYSFNNQTYNFQEVFSQNSISIRRLGVGMVFDYVDMEKSDHLYYQNALGFMTYMPNSYNNNLGNANNTIYYYDNSIDFYASGKTLFTKAEFSQTFTGQNSAIVFGAKNIWTSLSDAPQSNVIIRFGDNKGAGSNDASGHCWNLQCIGFITGHYEAQKIYITGSIESGNRISSGGGASLNFNGLQGILLTNATLYNRAAGTQSSSMNFVSNSANIQAQNSYFIDDTAQNGGNPNFSFNALNLDFSNSSFRGYVGQTQSVFKFNAKNAISFTNSTNLSSGLYQISANSVSFDNSNLSVSVGTSSIKANAINLSQNASINASNHSTLELQGGLNLNDTSSLNLNQSTINVSNNATINDYASLIASNGSHLNFNGAVNFNSANITTSLNNSSIVFKGASSLGGQFNLSNNSSLDFQGSSTITSNTAFNFYDNAFSQSPITFHQTLDIKAPLSLGGNLLNPNSSSVLNLKNSQLVFSDQGSLNIANIDLLSDLNDNKNRVYNIIQADMNSNWYERISFFGMRINDGIYDATNQTYSFTNPLNNALKITESFKDNQLSVTLSQIPGIKNTLYNIGSEIFNYQKVYNNANGVYSYSDDAQGVFYLTSSVKGYYNPNQSYQANGSNNTTKNNNLTSESSVISQTYNAQGNPISALHIYNKGYNFSNIKALGQMVLKLYPEIKKILGNDFSLSSLSDLKGDALNQLTKLITPSDWKNINELIDNANNSVVQNFNNGALIIGATKIGQTDTNSAVVFGGLGYQTPCDYTDIVCQKFRGTYLGQLLESSSADLGYIDTTFNAKEIYLTGTLGSGNAWGTGGSASVTFNSQTSLILNQSNIVSSQTDGIFSMLGQEGINKVFNQAGLANILGEVAVQSINKAGGLGNLIVNTLGSGSVIGGYLTPEQKNQTLSQLLGQNNFDNLMNDSGLNTAIKDLIRQKLGFWTGLVGGLAGLGGIDLQNPEKLIGSMSINDLLSKKGLLNQITGFISANDIGQVISVMLQDIVKPSNALKNDVMALGKQMIGEFLGQDALNSLESLLQNQQIKSVLDKVLAAKGLGPVYEQGLGDLIPNLGKKGLFAPYGLSQVWQKGDFSFNAQGNVFVQNSTFSNANGGTLSFNAGNSLIFAGNNHIAFTNHFGTLQLLSDQVSNINITTLNASNGLKINATNNNVSVSQGNLFINASCTQQSDPTAANAANPCALSAQSTNGTSSSNASNNAPIALNNNDESLMVMANDFNFSGNIYANGVVDFSKIKGSANVKNLYLYNNAQFQANNLTISNQAVLEKNASFVTNNLNIQGAFNNNATQKIEVLQNLVIASNASLSTGIYGLEVGGALNNLGTIHFNLENIQTPTPLIQAEGIINLNTTQTPFINVNNSMANNTTYTLLKSSRYIDYNINPNSLQSYLKLYTLININGNHIEEKNGVLTYLGQRVLLQDKGLLLSVALPNSNNAHQNNILSLSVLYNQVKMSYGNKAMDFTPPTLQDYIAGIQGQSALNQIEAIGGNNAIKWLSTLMIETKENPLFAPIYLESHSLNEILDVTKDLQNTASLISNPNFRDNATNLLELASYTQQTSRLTKLSDFRTREGESDFSLLELKNKRFSDPNPGEVFVKYSQLSKHPNNLWVQGIGGASFISGGNGTLYGLNVGYDRLVKNVILGGYVAYGYSGFNGNIMRSLANNVDVGMYARAFLKRNEFTLSANETYGGNANNINSSNSLLSVLNQRYNYNTWTTSVNGNYGYDFMFKQKSVVLKPQVGVSYYFIGLSGMEGKINDAAYKQFLMHSNPSNESVLTLNMGLESRKYFGQNSYYFVTARLGRDLLIKSKGDNTVRFVGENTLLYRKGEVFNTFASVITGGEMHLWRLVYVNAGVGLKMGLQYQDLNITGNVGMRVAF, translated from the coding sequence ATGAAACAATTTAAAAAGAAACCAAAAAAGATAAAACGATCGCATCAAAATCAAAAAACAATCTTAAAGCGTCCTTTATGGCTCGCACCTTTACTGATCAGCGGGTTTGCTAGTGGGGCGTATGCGAATAATCTGTGGGATTTGTTAAACCCAAAAGTGGGGGGTGAGTATGTGCATTGGGTTAAGGGCAGTCAGTATTGCGCATGGTGGGAATTTGCAGGGTGTTTAAAGAATGTATGGGGGGCAAATCATAAAGGCTATGATGCTGGAAATGCCGCTAATTATTTGTCTTCTCAAAACTATCAAGCCATTTCTGTGGGTAGTGGGAATGAAACGGGGACTTATAGTTTAAGCGGTTTTACCAATTATGTTGGGGGCAATCTCACGATCAATCTAGGCAATAGCGTTGTTTTAGATTTAAGCGGTTCTAATAGTTTCACTTCGTATCAAGGTTATAATCAAGGTAAAGATGATGTAACATTTACGGTTGGCACAATCAATTTAAACGGCGCTTTAGAAGTGGGCAATCGTGTGGGATCGGGAGCTGGCACGCACACCGGCACAGCCACTTTAAACTTGAACGCTAATAAGGTTACTATCAATTCTAATATCAGTGCGTATAAAACTTCGCAAGTGAATATAGGCAACGCTAACAGCGCCATTACCATTGGTTCGGTTTCTTTAAGTGGGGATACTTGCAGTTCTTTAGCTAAAATTGGCAGTGGGGCTAATTGCTCCACTTCAGGGCCTAGCTATTCTTTTAAAGGCACGACTAACGCTACTAATACGACCTTTAGCAACGCAAGCGGCAGTTTCACTTTTGAAGAGAACGCCACTTTTAGCGGGGCGAAATGGAATGGGGGGGCATTCACTTTCAATAAGGGATTTAGTGCTACCAATAATACCGCTTTTAATAGCGGTAGTTTCACTTTCAAAGATACAAGTTCTTTTAATGGTGCAACTTTTAGTAACGCCACATACACTTTTAACAATCAAGCCACTTTTCAAAACAGCTTCTTTAATGGGGGGGCTTTTACTTTTAACAACCAAAGTAATCCAGCTAACAGCGCTCAGCACCCCCAAATTCAAAACAGCTCTTTTAGTGGTAACGCTACCACTCTTAAGGGCTTTGTGAATTTCCAGCAAGCCTTTAACAATTCAAACCACCAACTAACGATCCAAAACGCTTCCTTTAATAACGCTACTTTCAACAATACCGGTAAAATCACTATAGAAAAAGATGCGAGTTTTAACAACACAACATTCAGTACTTCTGTTGATGCAAACAACATGACTATTACCGGTAGCGTTACTTTAAGCGGTAAGAATGATTTGGAAAATGGCTCAACCCTTGATTTTGGGAGTTCTAAAATCACTCTCGCTCAAGGGACGACTTTTAACCTTACAAGTTTAGGCAGTGAGAAGAGCGTAACGATTTTAAATTCTAGCGGTGGGATCACTTATAATCATCTTTTAAACCATGCACTCAATAGCCTGACAAACGCTTTAAAAACGAACGAAAGCCCTTCAAAGCCGCAAAGTTTCGCTCAAGGTTTGTGGGATATGATCACTTACAATGGGGTTACCGGACAGCTTTTGAATGAAAACGCTGCAACACCTAAACTCGCTAATGCTTCGCCCTCTGCACCCACTAAAGACTCCCCACAAGTCTATCAAGTGGGCTATAAAATAGGGGATACTATCTACAAACTGCAAGAAACTTTCAGCCATAATTCCATCATTATCCAGGCTTTAGAGAGCGGGACTTACACGCCACCCCCTACAATCAGCGGATCACAATTTGACTTATCCGCTTCAAATTATATCAATTCTGACATGCCTTGGTATGATCATAAATATTACATCCCCAAATCTCAAAATTTTACAGAGAACGGGACTTATTACTTGCCGAGCGTTCAAATATGGGGGAGCTACACTAACTCGTTTAAACAGACCTTTAGCGCGAGTAATAGCAATCTGGTGATTGGGTATAACTCAACATGGACTGGAAATAGCGTTTCTTCTAGCGACACGGTGTCTTTTGGGGACACTTCAGGGAGCGTTCTTAATGGGCATTGTGGGCCTTGGCCCTATTACCAATGCACAGGCACGACTAACGGCACTTATAGCGCTTATCATGTCTATATCACAGCGAATCTGCGTTCTGGCAATCGTGTAGGCACGGGTGGGGCAGCCAATCTGGTTTTTAATGGGGTAGATAGTATCAATATCGCTAACGCTACTATCACGCAGCATAACGCCGGGGCTTATTCAAGCTCCATGACTTTTTCCACGCAAAACATGGATAGTTCGCAGAATTTGAATGGTCTAAACGCTAACGGCAAACTTTCAGTGTATGGCACAACTTTCACTAACCAAGCCAAAGACGGGAAATTCACTTTCAATGCAGGGCAAGCGACTTTTGAAAACACCAACTTTAATGGAGGGAGTTACCAATTCAGCGGCGATAGCTTGAATTTTTCAAATAACAACCAGTTCAACAGCGGTTCGTTTGAGATTAGCGCAAAAAACGCTTCGTTCAATAACGCTAACTTTAACAATAGTGCTTCTTTTAATTTCAATAATTCTAGCGCGACCACTTCGTTTATAGGGGATTTCACTAACGCTAATTCAAATTTGCAAATCGCCGGGAACGCTGTTTTTGGGAACTCTACTAATGACTCTCAAAATACCGCTAATTTTAATAATACCGGCTCTGTTAATATTGCAGGGAATGCAACTTTTGATAACGTGGCTTTTAATGGCCCAACAAACACGAGCGTGAAAGGGCAAGTTACTTTAAATAACATCACTTTAAAAAACTTGAACGCCCCTTTGTCTTTTGGCGATGGGACGATTACTTTTAACGCTCATTCGGTGATTAATATTGGTGAAGCTATCACTAATGGCAACCCTATCACCCTTGTAAGCTCTTCTAAAGAAATTGATTACAACAACGCTTTCAGTAAAAATCTATGGCAGCTCATCAACTACCAAGGGCATGGGGCTAGCAGTGAAAAGCTCGTTTCTAGCGCGGGTAATGGCGTCTATGATGTGGTGTATTCTTTCAATAACCAAACCTACAATTTCCAAGAGGTTTTTTCACAAAACAGCATTTCTATCCGGCGCTTGGGCGTTGGCATGGTGTTTGATTATGTGGATATGGAAAAATCGGATCATTTGTATTATCAAAACGCTCTCGGTTTTATGACCTACATGCCTAATAGCTATAACAATAATTTAGGGAATGCAAACAACACCATTTATTATTACGACAACAGCATTGATTTTTATGCGAGCGGGAAAACTCTATTCACTAAGGCGGAATTTTCTCAAACATTCACCGGGCAAAACAGCGCGATCGTTTTTGGGGCTAAAAATATATGGACGAGCTTAAGCGATGCGCCGCAGTCTAATGTAATCATTCGCTTTGGGGACAATAAGGGAGCAGGGAGTAATGATGCGAGCGGGCATTGTTGGAATTTGCAATGCATAGGCTTTATTACAGGGCATTATGAAGCGCAAAAGATTTACATTACCGGCAGCATTGAAAGCGGGAATCGCATTTCTAGCGGTGGGGGCGCAAGCCTTAATTTTAATGGGCTTCAAGGCATTCTTTTAACGAACGCGACTTTGTATAACCGCGCCGCTGGGACGCAAAGCTCTTCTATGAATTTTGTCTCTAACAGCGCGAACATTCAGGCTCAAAACTCCTATTTTATAGACGATACCGCACAAAATGGCGGTAACCCTAATTTTAGTTTCAACGCTTTGAATCTGGATTTTTCTAACAGCTCTTTTAGGGGCTATGTGGGGCAAACGCAATCTGTTTTTAAATTCAACGCCAAGAATGCGATCAGTTTCACCAACAGCACGAATTTAAGCTCTGGTTTGTATCAAATTTCAGCTAATAGCGTGTCGTTTGACAATTCCAATTTAAGCGTTTCAGTGGGGACAAGCAGTATTAAAGCCAATGCGATCAATCTTTCTCAAAACGCCTCTATCAATGCGAGCAACCATTCAACCTTGGAGCTTCAAGGCGGTTTGAATTTAAACGACACCAGCTCGCTCAACCTCAACCAAAGTACCATTAATGTTTCCAATAACGCCACGATCAACGATTATGCGAGCTTGATTGCAAGTAATGGCTCTCACCTTAATTTTAACGGGGCGGTTAATTTCAATTCAGCGAATATTACTACGAGTTTGAATAATTCCTCTATCGTGTTTAAGGGAGCGAGCTCTTTAGGAGGGCAGTTTAATTTAAGCAATAACTCTTCTTTAGATTTTCAAGGCTCTAGCACTATCACCTCTAACACGGCGTTTAATTTCTATGATAACGCTTTTTCTCAAAGCCCCATCACTTTCCATCAAACTCTTGACATTAAAGCGCCCTTGAGTTTGGGAGGCAACCTCTTAAACCCTAACAGCAGTAGCGTGTTGAATTTGAAAAACAGCCAGCTTGTTTTTAGCGATCAAGGGAGTTTGAATATCGCTAACATTGATTTACTAAGCGATCTAAACGATAATAAAAATCGTGTGTATAACATCATTCAAGCGGACATGAATAGTAATTGGTATGAGCGTATCAGCTTCTTTGGCATGCGCATCAATGACGGGATTTATGATGCTACTAACCAAACTTATAGTTTCACTAACCCCCTTAATAACGCCCTAAAAATCACCGAGAGCTTTAAAGACAACCAATTAAGCGTTACGCTCTCTCAAATCCCGGGTATTAAAAACACGCTCTATAACATTGGCTCTGAAATCTTTAACTACCAAAAAGTTTATAACAACGCTAATGGCGTGTATTCTTATAGCGATGATGCACAAGGCGTGTTTTACCTCACGAGCAGCGTGAAAGGCTATTACAACCCCAACCAATCCTATCAAGCTAACGGCAGCAATAACACCACGAAAAATAACAATCTAACCTCTGAATCTTCTGTCATCTCGCAAACCTATAACGCGCAAGGCAACCCTATTAGCGCGTTGCACATCTATAACAAGGGCTATAATTTCAGTAATATCAAAGCGTTAGGGCAAATGGTGCTCAAACTCTACCCTGAAATCAAAAAGATATTAGGGAATGATTTTTCGCTTTCAAGTTTGAGCGATTTAAAAGGCGATGCGCTAAACCAGCTTACCAAACTCATCACGCCTAGCGATTGGAAAAACATTAACGAGTTGATTGATAACGCAAACAATTCAGTCGTGCAAAATTTCAATAACGGCGCTTTGATTATAGGAGCGACTAAAATAGGGCAAACAGACACCAATAGCGCGGTGGTTTTTGGGGGCTTGGGCTATCAAACACCTTGCGATTATACTGATATTGTGTGCCAAAAATTTAGAGGCACTTATTTAGGGCAGCTTTTGGAGTCTAGCTCGGCTGATTTGGGCTATATTGACACGACTTTTAACGCTAAAGAAATTTATCTTACCGGCACTTTAGGGAGTGGGAACGCATGGGGGACTGGGGGGAGCGCTAGCGTAACTTTTAACAGCCAAACTTCGCTCATTCTCAACCAATCGAATATCGTAAGCTCGCAAACCGATGGGATTTTTAGCATGCTAGGCCAAGAGGGCATCAATAAGGTTTTCAATCAAGCCGGGCTCGCTAATATTTTGGGCGAAGTGGCGGTGCAATCCATTAATAAAGCCGGGGGATTAGGGAATTTGATAGTAAATACGCTAGGGAGTGGTAGCGTGATTGGGGGGTATTTAACGCCTGAACAAAAAAATCAAACCCTAAGCCAGCTTTTAGGACAGAATAATTTTGATAATCTCATGAACGATAGCGGTTTGAACACGGCGATTAAGGATTTGATCAGACAAAAATTAGGCTTTTGGACCGGGCTAGTGGGGGGATTAGCCGGGTTGGGGGGCATTGATTTGCAAAACCCTGAAAAGCTTATAGGCAGCATGTCCATCAATGATTTATTGAGTAAAAAAGGGCTGCTCAATCAGATCACCGGCTTTATTTCCGCTAACGATATAGGGCAAGTGATAAGCGTGATGTTGCAAGATATTGTCAAACCGAGCAACGCTTTAAAAAACGATGTAATGGCTTTAGGCAAGCAAATGATTGGCGAATTTTTAGGCCAAGATGCGCTCAATTCTTTAGAAAGCCTGTTGCAAAACCAACAGATTAAAAGCGTTTTAGACAAAGTCCTAGCGGCTAAAGGTTTAGGGCCTGTTTATGAACAAGGTTTGGGGGATTTGATCCCTAATCTTGGTAAAAAGGGGCTTTTCGCTCCCTATGGCTTGAGTCAAGTGTGGCAAAAAGGGGATTTTAGTTTCAACGCGCAAGGCAATGTTTTTGTGCAAAATTCCACTTTCTCTAACGCCAATGGAGGCACGCTTAGTTTTAACGCAGGAAATTCGCTCATTTTTGCCGGAAACAATCATATCGCTTTCACTAACCATTTTGGAACGCTTCAATTATTGTCCGATCAAGTTTCTAACATTAACATCACCACGCTTAACGCTAGCAACGGCCTTAAGATTAACGCCACTAATAACAATGTTTCTGTGTCTCAAGGCAATCTGTTTATCAACGCCAGTTGCACACAACAAAGCGATCCAACTGCAGCTAACGCTGCAAACCCTTGTGCGCTTAGCGCCCAAAGCACGAATGGCACTTCTTCTAGTAATGCGTCAAATAACGCGCCAATCGCCTTGAACAATAACGATGAAAGCTTGATGGTTATGGCGAATGATTTCAATTTTTCAGGCAATATTTACGCTAACGGGGTGGTTGATTTTTCAAAGATTAAAGGCTCTGCAAACGTTAAAAACCTGTATCTTTACAATAACGCTCAATTCCAAGCCAACAACCTCACGATTTCCAACCAAGCGGTGTTAGAAAAAAACGCCAGCTTTGTAACGAATAATTTAAACATTCAAGGGGCGTTTAACAACAACGCCACGCAAAAAATAGAGGTGCTTCAAAATTTAGTGATCGCTTCAAACGCTTCTTTAAGCACCGGGATTTATGGGTTAGAAGTAGGGGGGGCTTTGAATAATTTGGGAACGATCCATTTTAACTTAGAAAATATCCAAACGCCAACGCCACTCATTCAAGCAGAGGGGATCATCAATCTCAACACCACCCAAACGCCTTTTATCAATGTCAATAACAGCATGGCCAATAACACGACTTACACCTTATTGAAAAGCAGCCGTTACATTGATTACAATATCAACCCCAATAGCTTGCAATCGTATTTGAAGCTCTATACCTTAATCAATATCAACGGAAACCACATAGAGGAAAAAAACGGCGTATTGACTTATTTGGGCCAACGGGTTTTATTACAAGATAAGGGGTTATTATTAAGCGTAGCGTTGCCTAACTCAAACAACGCCCATCAAAACAACATTTTAAGCCTTTCTGTCCTCTACAACCAAGTTAAAATGTCTTACGGCAATAAAGCGATGGATTTTACCCCCCCTACCTTACAAGATTACATTGCGGGCATTCAAGGGCAAAGCGCGCTCAATCAAATTGAAGCGATAGGGGGGAATAACGCTATCAAGTGGCTTTCAACATTGATGATAGAAACGAAAGAAAACCCGCTTTTTGCGCCGATTTATTTAGAAAGCCACTCTTTGAATGAAATCTTAGACGTAACAAAAGATCTTCAAAACACCGCAAGTTTGATTTCTAACCCTAATTTTAGGGATAACGCTACCAACCTTTTAGAATTGGCGAGTTACACCCAACAAACCAGCCGTTTGACAAAACTCTCTGATTTTAGGACTAGAGAGGGAGAGTCTGATTTTTCTTTGTTAGAGCTTAAAAACAAGCGTTTTAGCGATCCTAACCCTGGAGAGGTTTTTGTCAAATATTCACAACTTAGCAAACACCCCAATAACCTTTGGGTTCAAGGGATTGGGGGAGCGAGCTTTATTTCTGGGGGCAATGGCACGCTTTATGGCTTGAATGTGGGCTATGATCGGTTGGTTAAAAATGTGATCCTCGGAGGTTATGTGGCTTATGGGTATAGCGGTTTTAACGGGAACATCATGCGTTCTTTGGCCAATAATGTGGATGTGGGGATGTATGCGAGGGCTTTTTTAAAAAGAAACGAATTCACTTTGAGCGCGAATGAAACTTATGGAGGCAATGCAAATAATATCAATTCTTCTAATTCTTTGCTCTCTGTGTTGAACCAACGCTACAACTACAACACCTGGACAACGAGCGTGAATGGGAATTACGGCTATGATTTCATGTTCAAACAAAAAAGCGTGGTGCTAAAACCTCAAGTGGGCGTGAGCTATTATTTCATAGGCTTGAGCGGGATGGAAGGCAAAATAAATGATGCCGCTTACAAACAATTTCTCATGCATTCAAACCCCTCTAACGAATCGGTTCTAACGCTCAACATGGGGCTAGAGAGCCGTAAATATTTTGGTCAAAATTCCTATTATTTTGTAACGGCGAGACTGGGTAGGGATCTTTTGATCAAATCTAAAGGCGACAATACGGTGCGTTTTGTGGGTGAAAACACTTTATTGTATCGCAAGGGGGAAGTTTTCAACACTTTTGCGAGCGTGATCACAGGAGGCGAAATGCATTTGTGGCGTTTGGTGTATGTGAATGCGGGGGTGGGGCTTAAGATGGGCTTGCAATACCAAGATCTTAATATCACTGGGAATGTGGGCATGCGAGTGGCGTTTTAG